The Geotalea uraniireducens Rf4 genome window below encodes:
- a CDS encoding IS4-like element ISGur4 family transposase, whose translation MRPFKRLKQRRKSRAFKLLLTPIFERFKSDNELESRGYRPLQMTFDDQLKALIFYHLEEFSSGSELLQALDQDDFAKECVAPPKGIKKSSFFEAINNRGLEQLSEVFGHLVKQAGRVLPDEYAHLGNLVSIDGSLIDAVLSMEWADYRSGSKKAKAHIGFDINRGIPRKIFLTDGKEGERPFVDKIIDKGETGVMDRGYQSHNHFDQWQAAEKFFVCRIRENTHKTVIRENAVNPDSIVFYDQIVLLGTKGINQTEKELRLVGYRIDGKDYWVATNRYDLTAEEVAQVYKLRWNIETFFGWWKRHLKVYHLIARSEYGLMVQILGGLITYLLLAIYCREQHQEPVSISRVRELRNQIANEAAAEQQSRRTRIQGNSNKIRQLKRKKRRAKT comes from the coding sequence ATGCGACCGTTCAAACGACTGAAACAAAGACGAAAATCACGCGCTTTCAAATTGCTTCTTACCCCGATTTTTGAGAGATTCAAGTCAGATAATGAACTTGAATCCAGGGGGTATCGCCCGTTGCAAATGACTTTCGATGATCAGCTAAAAGCCCTGATCTTTTATCACTTGGAAGAGTTCTCTTCCGGGAGCGAACTTCTCCAGGCGCTGGATCAGGATGACTTCGCCAAGGAATGTGTTGCTCCCCCCAAGGGAATCAAAAAGAGCTCTTTCTTTGAGGCAATCAACAACCGTGGTCTTGAACAGCTTTCCGAGGTATTCGGGCATCTTGTCAAGCAAGCAGGCAGAGTGCTTCCCGATGAATATGCTCACCTTGGCAATCTGGTATCCATAGACGGTTCTTTGATAGATGCTGTTCTATCTATGGAATGGGCAGATTACCGAAGCGGCTCTAAGAAGGCCAAGGCCCATATCGGCTTCGATATCAACCGTGGTATTCCAAGGAAGATATTCCTGACCGACGGTAAAGAGGGTGAGCGCCCCTTTGTTGATAAGATCATCGACAAAGGCGAAACCGGTGTCATGGATCGTGGGTATCAGTCTCATAATCACTTTGACCAGTGGCAGGCCGCCGAGAAGTTTTTTGTCTGCCGTATCAGGGAGAATACACACAAAACCGTCATCAGAGAGAATGCCGTAAATCCTGACAGTATTGTCTTCTATGACCAGATAGTACTTCTCGGCACCAAAGGTATAAACCAGACTGAGAAAGAGCTGCGCCTTGTTGGTTACCGTATTGACGGCAAGGACTACTGGGTAGCAACCAACAGATACGACCTGACGGCTGAAGAAGTGGCCCAGGTTTATAAACTGCGCTGGAACATAGAGACCTTCTTCGGTTGGTGGAAACGCCACCTAAAGGTGTATCACCTGATTGCCAGAAGCGAATATGGTCTCATGGTTCAAATACTTGGTGGTCTCATCACCTATCTGCTGCTAGCCATCTATTGCCGTGAGCAGCACCAGGAGCCAGTCAGCATTAGCAGGGTACGAGAATTACGCAATCAGATTGCAAATGAAGCAGCAGCCGAACAGCAGAGCCGTCGCACAAGAATACAAGGTAACTCAAACAAAATTAGACAGTTGAAACGTAAGAAACGTCGTGCAAAAACCTAA